A window from Aliamphritea hakodatensis encodes these proteins:
- a CDS encoding DMT family transporter yields MNRKAFLLAMCVVLMWSTVASAFKLTLSLVTPLQMLWLAVATGVAILGAAAWKQQKLRPAWQLLKQSPGFFLLLAFLNPTAYYLILFAAYDILPAQQAQALNYTWAVMLSMLAVPFLGQTFTRINLFSIIIAYSGVLVIATQGELMALDFKQPLGVALGLGSSVFFSSYWILNTKYPHDPVITLLLCFGLSLPMLSGMMLWQNGFSEIPLAAVAGGVYIGAFEMSFAFLCWMSALRLATNTAQLSNLVYLAPPISLVLLAVIVGEEVLYSTLIGFALIIIGVLVQQIRQRPSSV; encoded by the coding sequence ATGAACCGCAAAGCATTTCTGCTGGCGATGTGTGTCGTACTGATGTGGTCCACGGTAGCCAGCGCGTTTAAACTGACCCTGTCGCTGGTGACACCGCTGCAAATGCTCTGGCTTGCTGTCGCAACCGGCGTGGCGATCTTAGGGGCTGCGGCCTGGAAGCAACAGAAACTGCGACCGGCCTGGCAGTTACTGAAACAATCCCCGGGGTTCTTTCTGTTACTGGCTTTCCTTAATCCAACCGCCTATTACCTGATCCTGTTCGCGGCCTATGACATTCTGCCTGCCCAGCAGGCCCAGGCACTGAACTATACCTGGGCGGTCATGCTGAGCATGCTGGCCGTTCCTTTTCTCGGCCAGACCTTCACCCGGATAAACCTGTTCAGCATCATCATCGCCTACTCCGGGGTGCTGGTCATTGCCACTCAGGGAGAACTGATGGCGCTGGACTTCAAACAGCCGCTGGGGGTTGCACTGGGGCTGGGCAGCTCAGTCTTTTTCTCCAGTTACTGGATTCTCAATACCAAATACCCCCATGATCCGGTGATCACCCTGCTGCTGTGCTTCGGCCTGAGCCTGCCCATGCTGTCCGGCATGATGCTCTGGCAGAACGGCTTCAGTGAGATTCCACTGGCTGCGGTTGCTGGCGGTGTTTACATCGGCGCCTTTGAGATGAGTTTTGCCTTTCTGTGCTGGATGAGCGCATTACGGCTGGCAACCAATACCGCTCAGCTCAGCAACCTGGTGTATCTGGCACCGCCAATTTCACTGGTACTGCTGGCGGTCATCGTCGGTGAGGAAGTCCTCTACTCAACCCTGATCGGCTTCGCGCTGATTATCATTGGCGTGCTGGTCCAGCAAATCAGGCAACGCCCTTCATCGGTATAA
- a CDS encoding Lrp/AsnC family transcriptional regulator, producing the protein MDNLDKLDIAILRELQKNARITITELASRVGLSKTPCQIRMRRLEDQGYILGYIALVDQKKLGTKHVAFVQVSLSDTRTKALQAFNDAVRSIPEIEQCHMIAANFDYLLKVRTADMESYRAVLGEKISSLPFVTQTSTFVVMEDVKDIEAKLV; encoded by the coding sequence ATGGACAATTTGGATAAATTAGACATTGCAATTCTCCGTGAACTGCAAAAAAATGCCCGGATCACCATCACCGAACTCGCTTCACGGGTTGGGCTATCAAAAACCCCCTGCCAGATTCGCATGCGCCGGCTGGAAGACCAGGGCTACATTCTGGGTTACATCGCCCTGGTTGATCAGAAAAAACTCGGCACCAAGCATGTTGCCTTTGTACAGGTATCCCTGAGCGACACCCGCACCAAGGCATTACAGGCGTTTAATGATGCGGTACGGAGCATTCCGGAAATCGAGCAATGCCATATGATTGCCGCTAATTTTGACTACCTGCTGAAAGTCCGTACCGCCGATATGGAATCCTACCGGGCGGTACTGGGCGAAAAGATATCCTCGCTGCCTTTTGTCACCCAGACCAGTACCTTTGTGGTCATGGAAGACGTAAAAGACATTGAAGCCAAACTGGTTTAA